A single genomic interval of Paenibacillus macerans harbors:
- the rsfS gene encoding ribosome silencing factor, translating into MAVTSNELLNLAVQAADDKKAMNIVALDLKGISLIADYFVICHGNSDTQVQAIATEVRKRAQEAGAQIRGIEGMDSARWVLMDLGDVVVHVFHRDEREYYNIERLWSDAKVVETV; encoded by the coding sequence ATGGCGGTAACATCAAATGAATTGTTAAACCTGGCGGTTCAGGCCGCTGACGATAAAAAAGCGATGAACATCGTGGCCCTCGATTTGAAAGGCATTTCCCTGATTGCCGATTATTTCGTCATTTGCCACGGCAACTCGGATACGCAGGTACAGGCAATCGCCACCGAGGTGCGCAAACGGGCCCAGGAGGCCGGAGCGCAAATCCGCGGCATCGAAGGCATGGATTCCGCCCGTTGGGTGCTGATGGATCTGGGGGATGTCGTCGTGCACGTGTTCCATCGCGATGAGCGCGAATATTACAACATCGAACGGCTTTGGTCGGACGCCAAAGTTGTGGAGACAGTATGA
- a CDS encoding ABC transporter ATP-binding protein: MMELTLNQVSKQFSAKKAVNDISVRLSSGVYGLLGANGAGKTTLMRMICGILNPTSGTIQMNGQDIARMGERYRDLLGYLPQDFGYYPDFSAEEFLWYVGSLKGLTLAAAKGKTRELLRTVALEEVARKKIRTFSGGMKQRLGIAQAMLNDPCVLVLDEPTAGLDPKERVRFRNLIADLAKDKIVILSTHIVSDVEYIADQIIVMKQGGLLMTGTVAQLTATMEGCVWSCQVSAREAEEWNARYCVSNLRHEGNQVELRIVSPVKPSQDAVSVAPTLEDLYLYHFQDETAVTAGEEK, translated from the coding sequence ATGATGGAACTAACCTTGAATCAGGTAAGTAAGCAATTTTCCGCTAAAAAAGCGGTGAACGATATTTCGGTTCGCCTGTCCAGCGGTGTGTATGGTCTGCTTGGGGCTAACGGCGCGGGAAAAACAACGTTGATGCGGATGATCTGCGGAATACTCAATCCAACATCGGGAACGATTCAGATGAACGGCCAGGATATTGCCCGCATGGGGGAGCGTTATCGTGATCTGCTGGGCTATTTGCCGCAGGACTTCGGTTATTACCCTGATTTCAGCGCGGAGGAGTTCCTGTGGTATGTAGGTTCGTTGAAGGGACTGACGCTGGCGGCGGCGAAGGGGAAAACTCGTGAATTGCTGCGCACAGTTGCTCTGGAGGAAGTGGCCCGCAAGAAAATCCGGACCTTCTCCGGAGGCATGAAGCAAAGGCTGGGCATTGCCCAAGCGATGCTTAATGATCCCTGTGTGTTGGTGCTGGACGAGCCGACGGCCGGACTTGATCCCAAGGAGCGGGTACGGTTTCGCAATTTGATTGCCGATTTGGCCAAAGATAAGATCGTTATTCTTTCAACGCATATTGTGTCGGATGTGGAATACATAGCCGACCAAATTATAGTGATGAAGCAAGGAGGGCTGTTGATGACCGGTACGGTGGCCCAACTGACTGCTACCATGGAAGGTTGTGTATGGTCCTGCCAAGTTTCGGCCAGAGAGGCGGAGGAATGGAATGCCCGCTATTGTGTAAGCAATCTGCGGCATGAAGGGAATCAGGTGGAGTTGCGCATCGTGTCCCCAGTAAAGCCCTCCCAGGATGCAGTATCGGTTGCGCCGACGTTGGAAGATTTGTATTTGTACCATTTTCAAGATGAAACGGCTGTAACAGCCGGTGAAGAAAAATAG
- the yqeK gene encoding bis(5'-nucleosyl)-tetraphosphatase (symmetrical) YqeK, with product MGYSRDELIAAVSSGMPAKRWKHVEGVMETAVILAGRYGADPVKADLAALLHDLAKFWPIDRQEAIIRENGLNAELLEHDKQLLHAEVGAFIARRDYGVEDQEVLDAIRYHTSGRVGMTLLDKIVCLADYMEPGREFPGVEKIRELAETNLEDALIAGFDSTISFLLEKGKPIFPLTLLARNDLIKQRAKTKEAE from the coding sequence ATGGGATACAGTCGTGATGAGCTGATTGCGGCGGTTTCGTCGGGGATGCCGGCGAAACGCTGGAAGCATGTCGAGGGCGTGATGGAAACCGCCGTCATCCTCGCGGGGCGTTACGGGGCCGACCCGGTCAAAGCGGATCTGGCGGCCTTGCTGCATGATTTGGCCAAGTTTTGGCCGATCGACCGGCAGGAAGCGATCATCCGCGAGAACGGCCTGAACGCCGAACTGCTGGAACATGACAAGCAATTGCTGCACGCCGAGGTCGGCGCGTTTATCGCCCGCAGGGATTACGGCGTGGAGGACCAGGAGGTGCTTGACGCGATCCGCTACCACACCTCCGGCCGGGTCGGCATGACCCTGCTGGACAAAATCGTCTGCCTGGCCGATTACATGGAGCCGGGGCGGGAGTTTCCCGGGGTGGAGAAGATTCGCGAACTGGCCGAGACGAATCTGGAAGACGCGCTGATCGCCGGCTTCGATTCGACCATTTCTTTTTTGCTGGAGAAGGGTAAACCGATTTTTCCGCTGACGCTGCTGGCGCGCAACGATTTGATCAAACAAAGAGCAAAAACCAAGGAGGCTGAATGA
- a CDS encoding RNA polymerase sigma factor, whose amino-acid sequence MDESEWIRRIQQGETQYLTQLIELYYADIQKYCYWRIRNEEESKDLTQETFYRFCRHIEGYRNTGKCRAYLYTIARHLCNDHLRKRPSLSWEEAAEEAERKVLQQSISIEDQVERRQLVHELLHLLPEEQRELVFMRFCLDLTFRDIARITGVNVCMVQYRVKRGLTVLRQYWERSESVGQGVAKYHHRRPAELPLTPR is encoded by the coding sequence TTGGACGAGAGTGAATGGATTAGGCGTATCCAGCAGGGGGAAACCCAATATCTGACGCAACTGATTGAACTCTACTATGCTGACATTCAGAAATATTGTTACTGGCGGATAAGGAATGAGGAAGAGTCGAAGGATTTGACACAAGAAACCTTTTATCGTTTTTGTCGACACATTGAAGGTTACAGAAATACAGGAAAATGCCGCGCTTACTTATACACGATCGCTCGCCATCTTTGCAATGATCATCTACGGAAGCGGCCGTCCCTATCTTGGGAGGAAGCAGCGGAGGAGGCGGAAAGGAAAGTCTTGCAGCAAAGCATCTCAATAGAGGATCAGGTAGAAAGGAGGCAACTGGTTCATGAGTTGCTCCATTTGTTGCCTGAAGAGCAACGGGAACTGGTGTTCATGCGGTTTTGCTTGGATTTGACCTTCCGTGATATTGCTCGCATAACAGGAGTGAATGTTTGTATGGTGCAATATCGGGTTAAACGTGGTTTGACTGTACTAAGGCAGTACTGGGAAAGGAGTGAATCCGTTGGACAAGGAGTCGCGAAATACCATCATCGCCGCCCTGCAGAACTACCCCTCACCCCTCGTTGA
- a CDS encoding ABC transporter permease subunit: MDALTRFELQKITRRKSFYAGMAILAAVILFLTSMMVTGAWITDKDGKELKGLEAISLRKEYDRQLAGPLTAEKVADAVERHQKIMRDPRNLDEKGEMTSRAYAKYEVKEEQLTALIRFTFSPLSEYDHYIIDRLKPSDSKAFYQKRIEKIHGYLNYNYSYGNYSPEEKAFFIKMIENIPTPLQMDYVTGWQKVLQNLRSLFLIIAFVIAICLAPVFAGEYQSGADSIILSSRYGRNKVIAAKLKASFLVSLGLLVFALASYTLLLLGIYGFNGGNASVQIIDFLAPVPYTVFQSYLWTVLMGSLACLLVGAMTLWLSSRMRGPFPVIVASGIFLIGPLFIPASKSSRLFNHLMDLFPGNMMDGFKKVTDYEVYHIFGQMILEYKVMTGFAVIVIALLVPLSYRAFQKHQVV; encoded by the coding sequence ATGGATGCGTTGACCCGATTCGAACTGCAGAAAATCACCCGCCGGAAATCGTTTTATGCGGGGATGGCGATTTTAGCGGCAGTAATCCTATTTTTGACAAGTATGATGGTTACGGGTGCGTGGATAACGGATAAGGATGGGAAGGAATTAAAAGGACTGGAGGCTATTTCCTTACGAAAAGAATACGACCGTCAGCTTGCGGGCCCGTTAACGGCAGAAAAAGTAGCGGATGCGGTTGAACGGCACCAAAAAATAATGCGTGATCCGAGAAACCTTGATGAGAAAGGGGAGATGACTAGTAGGGCTTATGCCAAATATGAAGTAAAGGAAGAACAGCTTACTGCTTTGATCCGATTTACTTTTTCTCCATTGAGTGAGTACGATCATTATATTATCGACAGATTGAAGCCAAGTGACTCAAAGGCGTTTTACCAGAAGCGGATCGAGAAGATCCACGGATATTTGAATTACAATTATTCCTATGGCAATTATTCGCCGGAAGAAAAAGCCTTTTTTATAAAGATGATTGAAAACATTCCTACTCCTCTTCAAATGGATTATGTTACCGGTTGGCAGAAGGTGCTTCAGAATCTGCGGAGTCTTTTTTTAATCATTGCTTTTGTGATTGCAATCTGTCTCGCTCCCGTGTTTGCCGGTGAATACCAGAGCGGGGCTGACTCGATCATCCTATCCTCCCGCTATGGCCGGAATAAGGTTATCGCCGCCAAATTAAAAGCCAGTTTCCTTGTGTCCCTGGGATTGCTTGTCTTCGCGCTGGCGTCCTATACGCTCTTGCTATTGGGGATATATGGGTTTAATGGTGGGAATGCCAGTGTACAGATTATTGACTTTTTGGCGCCTGTGCCCTATACGGTTTTTCAATCGTATTTATGGACGGTTCTTATGGGCAGTCTGGCCTGCCTGCTTGTGGGTGCGATGACGCTGTGGTTGTCGAGCCGGATGAGGGGCCCCTTTCCCGTTATCGTAGCCAGCGGGATTTTCTTGATCGGTCCGTTGTTTATTCCGGCCAGCAAAAGCAGCCGTCTGTTTAATCATTTAATGGATTTGTTTCCGGGAAATATGATGGACGGTTTTAAAAAAGTAACCGATTATGAAGTGTACCATATTTTTGGTCAAATGATTTTGGAGTATAAAGTCATGACAGGGTTTGCAGTAATCGTTATAGCGTTGCTGGTGCCGCTTTCTTATCGGGCATTCCAAAAGCATCAGGTGGTTTGA
- a CDS encoding class I SAM-dependent DNA methyltransferase yields MASYRKFAYVYDELMEDMPYPDWIRFARTAWERHGMPKSVVDLGCGTGSITIPLVNSGFEVTGIDLSADMLAVARRKMEGTPQGVRLFREGSVRWVQQDMTEWAMPEPVDSVISFCDCLNYLLEEDDIVRTFRRTYEGLKPGGTFLFDVHHPNTLIRYEEEQPFIWDESRVAYIWTCERDPFRNEIEHHLTIFAREEENGPGLYRRFEETHTQRAYDPAWMKSELLKCGFREVNCYADFEWVEAMDDAARLFYVAVK; encoded by the coding sequence TTGGCTTCGTATCGAAAATTTGCCTATGTATATGACGAACTGATGGAGGATATGCCATACCCGGACTGGATCCGCTTTGCCCGTACCGCCTGGGAGCGGCACGGGATGCCGAAGTCGGTCGTCGATCTCGGCTGCGGCACGGGCAGCATCACGATTCCGCTCGTAAATTCCGGCTTCGAGGTGACGGGCATCGATTTATCCGCCGATATGCTGGCGGTGGCCCGGCGCAAAATGGAAGGCACGCCCCAGGGCGTTCGCCTGTTCCGGGAAGGCAGTGTGCGCTGGGTGCAGCAGGACATGACGGAATGGGCCATGCCGGAACCGGTGGATTCGGTGATTTCCTTTTGCGACTGCCTGAACTATTTGCTGGAAGAGGACGATATCGTCCGCACCTTCCGCCGTACATACGAGGGGCTGAAACCCGGCGGGACGTTCCTGTTTGACGTGCATCACCCGAATACCTTGATCAGGTATGAGGAGGAGCAGCCGTTTATTTGGGACGAATCGCGGGTGGCGTATATTTGGACGTGCGAGCGCGACCCGTTCCGGAATGAGATCGAACATCATTTGACGATTTTCGCCCGCGAAGAGGAAAACGGGCCGGGCTTGTACCGCCGTTTTGAAGAGACGCATACACAGCGCGCCTATGATCCGGCATGGATGAAAAGCGAGCTGCTGAAATGCGGCTTCCGCGAAGTGAACTGCTACGCCGACTTCGAGTGGGTTGAAGCGATGGATGACGCCGCTCGGCTGTTTTATGTGGCCGTGAAATAA
- a CDS encoding CvfB family protein yields MSLVAGTIVSLPIDREVSPYGYFLSAGGQDVLLHYSELTRQVKPGETVDVFLFYDTEDRLAATMKKPLLTLGELALLEVADVHPRLGCFLEMGLGRQLLLPIRELPELKELHPQVGDHVYVIMEHDKQGRLKAKLAGEQELAPHTFHAPQSWKNTWVDAIVYKPLQMGTFVIVQGGVLGFGAIGMIHATERSRLLRLGESVRVRVAHVREDGRVNLSMAPRKEVGMGEDAERILAYLRSRPGGGMPYSDATPPDLIKQRFGISKAAFKRALGKLMKEGKVVQKENWTYLTQPEAGEGNAGE; encoded by the coding sequence ATGAGTCTCGTTGCGGGCACTATCGTTTCTTTGCCGATCGACCGGGAGGTTTCGCCTTACGGCTATTTTCTCAGCGCGGGCGGGCAGGACGTTCTGCTGCATTATTCCGAGCTGACCCGGCAGGTGAAGCCGGGCGAAACGGTGGATGTGTTTTTGTTTTACGATACGGAGGACCGGCTGGCGGCGACGATGAAAAAACCGCTGCTTACGCTCGGTGAGCTCGCTTTGCTGGAGGTGGCGGACGTGCATCCCCGGCTGGGCTGCTTTCTGGAAATGGGACTCGGGCGGCAGCTGCTGCTTCCGATCCGCGAGCTGCCGGAGCTAAAGGAACTGCATCCGCAGGTGGGCGACCATGTTTACGTGATCATGGAGCATGACAAGCAGGGGCGGCTGAAGGCTAAGCTCGCCGGCGAGCAGGAGTTGGCTCCGCATACGTTTCATGCCCCGCAGTCGTGGAAAAACACTTGGGTGGACGCGATTGTATACAAGCCGCTGCAAATGGGCACGTTCGTGATCGTGCAGGGCGGCGTGCTCGGTTTCGGCGCGATCGGCATGATCCACGCCACAGAGCGAAGCCGCTTGCTGCGGCTGGGCGAAAGCGTCCGCGTGCGGGTCGCCCATGTCCGCGAGGACGGGCGCGTCAACCTGTCGATGGCCCCGCGCAAGGAAGTCGGCATGGGCGAGGACGCCGAGCGCATCTTGGCGTATTTGCGCAGCCGGCCTGGCGGGGGAATGCCGTATTCGGACGCGACGCCGCCGGACTTAATCAAACAGCGCTTCGGCATCAGCAAAGCGGCGTTTAAGCGCGCGCTCGGCAAGCTGATGAAAGAGGGCAAGGTCGTGCAGAAGGAGAACTGGACCTATTTGACGCAGCCCGAGGCCGGGGAAGGAAATGCCGGGGAATAG
- a CDS encoding ABC transporter permease subunit: MDALARFELRKITRRKSFYAGIAILVVMIPLLTIVLITNTQITGKDGKYLYGIPAIRLLREYNRQLAGPLTVKKVADTVERHQKVMRDPKNLDKKGEMTIESHAKYEVKNNQIYTLISFAFSPLNEYDFYIIDRLKPSDAKEFYQKRMEKVNQYLNGDYSYGNYSAKEKAFFIKMNESIPIPFQLDYVTGWENVFENLPNLFLIIAFVIAICLAPVFAGEYQSGADSIILSTRYGRNKVIAAKLKASFLVSLGLIVFAVAAYTLLLLGIYGFDGGNASIQIIELLAPVPYTVFQSYLWAVLIGSLACLLVGAVTLWLSSRMRGSFPVIIVIGIFLIGPLFIPASKSNRLFNHLMELFPGNMMDGFKKLTDYEVYHIFGQMIPEYKVMLGFAVIVIALLVPLSYRAFKKHQVV; the protein is encoded by the coding sequence ATGGATGCGTTGGCCCGATTTGAACTGCGGAAGATCACCCGCCGGAAATCATTTTATGCAGGGATTGCGATTTTGGTAGTAATGATCCCACTTTTGACAATTGTGTTAATTACGAATACCCAGATAACAGGTAAGGATGGGAAATACTTATACGGAATACCAGCTATCCGATTATTAAGGGAGTACAACCGTCAGCTTGCCGGACCGTTAACCGTGAAAAAAGTAGCGGATACGGTTGAACGGCACCAAAAAGTGATGCGTGATCCGAAAAACCTTGATAAGAAAGGAGAGATGACCATTGAATCCCATGCCAAATATGAAGTTAAAAATAATCAGATTTATACCTTGATTAGTTTTGCTTTTTCTCCTTTGAATGAGTACGATTTTTATATTATCGACAGATTGAAGCCAAGTGATGCAAAGGAATTTTATCAAAAGCGGATGGAAAAAGTTAATCAGTATTTGAATGGTGATTATTCCTATGGAAATTATTCAGCGAAGGAGAAAGCTTTTTTTATAAAGATGAATGAAAGCATTCCGATTCCCTTTCAATTGGATTATGTTACCGGTTGGGAAAATGTGTTTGAAAATCTGCCGAATCTCTTCTTAATCATTGCTTTTGTGATTGCGATTTGTCTCGCTCCCGTGTTTGCTGGTGAATACCAGAGCGGGGCTGACTCGATCATCCTATCCACCCGCTATGGCCGCAATAAGGTGATCGCCGCCAAATTAAAAGCCAGTTTCCTGGTGTCCCTGGGACTGATCGTCTTTGCGGTGGCGGCCTATACGCTCTTGCTATTGGGGATATATGGATTTGATGGCGGAAACGCAAGTATACAGATAATTGAGCTCTTGGCGCCTGTCCCCTATACGGTTTTCCAATCATATTTATGGGCGGTCCTCATTGGCAGTCTGGCCTGCCTGCTTGTGGGTGCGGTGACGCTGTGGTTGTCCAGCCGGATGAGAGGCTCCTTTCCCGTTATCATTGTTATCGGAATTTTCCTAATTGGTCCGTTGTTTATTCCGGCCAGCAAAAGCAACCGCCTATTTAACCATTTGATGGAATTGTTTCCGGGAAATATGATGGACGGGTTTAAAAAACTAACCGATTATGAAGTGTACCATATTTTTGGTCAAATGATTCCAGAGTACAAGGTTATGTTAGGATTTGCAGTAATCGTTATAGCGTTGCTGGTGCCGCTTTCTTATCGGGCATTCAAAAAGCATCAGGTGGTTTAG